The Prunus persica cultivar Lovell chromosome G7, Prunus_persica_NCBIv2, whole genome shotgun sequence genome has a segment encoding these proteins:
- the LOC18769903 gene encoding alpha carbonic anhydrase 7, giving the protein MAGSKQIHLGLLVSTFFLLCWNPKPVRAENSENAIEFEYKTGSKKGPEHWGELKKEWKTCKDGKSQSPIDLMDGIATKVNSSLEHFKVSYKPAEAMIENEGPVIAIVWEGDAGSISINGTDYILRQCHWHSPSEHSINGKRYDLELHMVHRAKNNNVAVVGFLYEIGKPNPFLSEVTKEIASMTDVKKNVQLGVIDPMKMKEAQTGFQDAKRRKMREDSSKFYRYMGSFTTPPCTEGVTWTINKQVLSVSKSQVNLLQQVVFDYAMMNARPLQPLYGRDIKLHGSSF; this is encoded by the exons ATGGCTGGATCAAAGCAAATCCATCTTGGGTTACTTGTTTCtacattttttcttctgtgcTGGAACCCGAAACCCGTTAGAGCTGAAAATTCTG AGAATGCAATAGAATTTGAATATAAGACAGGGAGCAAGAAAGGGCCAGAGCACTGGGGAGAGCTTAAGAAGGAATGGAAAACATGCAAGGATGGCAAATCACAATCACCAATAGATTTAATGGATGGGATTGCCACCAAAGTAAACTCAAGTTTAGAGCATTTTAAAGTCAGTTATAAGCCTGCCGAAGCCATGATCGAGAACGAAGGTCCTGTTATTGCG ATTGTGTGGGAAGGTGATGCTGGATCAATTAGTATCAATGGCACAGATTACATCCTCAGACAATGCCATTGGCACTCACCCTCTGAGCATTCCATTAATGGCAAAAGGTATGATTTGGAATTGCACATGGTTCACAGAGCCAAGAACAACAATGTGGCTGTGGTTGGATTCCTCTACGAAATTGGCAAACCCAATCCGTTTCTCTCTGAG GTGACAAAGGAGATAGCATCTATGACTGATGTAAAGAAGAATGTACAACTGGGAGTGATTGATCCGATGAAGATGAAGGAGGCTCAGACAGGGTTTCAAGACGCGAAAAGGAGGAAGATGAGAGAGGATAGCTCGAAATTTTACAGATACATGGGCTCATTCACAACCCCTCCTTGCACTGAAGGAGTTACTTGGACCATAAACAAACAG GTACTTTCTGTTTCAAAATCACAAGTGAATCTTCTTCAACAAGTCGTTTTCGAT TATGCAATGATGAATGCAAGACCACTACAACCTCTTTATGGCCGGGATATCAAGCTCCATGGCTCATCTTTCTGA